In Polynucleobacter sp. MWH-S4W17, a genomic segment contains:
- a CDS encoding [protein-PII] uridylyltransferase: protein MSQSQAVSNVIDAASLRAAREIAYDEFRKTQSVGKLTKQLSKLSDQLLSHLWNSCGLNNEATLIAVGGFGRGALFPYSDIDILILLPADEGQARALSKQVEQFVASCWDTGLEIGSSVRNVAECISESEQDITVRTSLLEARLICGKKQLFKDFAKAFEAAMDPKAFFQAKQAEQIQRHYKYQNTPYSLEPNCKESPGGLRDLQVITWVSKAALLGDTFKDLNEAGLVTQRELTELKRNQRFLETLRANLHLLAGRRQDVLAFDLQAALAASMGIKEESSRQASEAIMRRYYWAAKAVTQLNDVLLQNIEALLFPQESKTILTIPGEGNEHFIERQGVLDITDPQLFQNHPEQILRTFLVFAQASNVKSLSATIFRALYNARTKMDSKWRADPINRALFIKLLKQPEGVSRAFHLMNRSSVLGRYLPAFRKIVGQMQHDLFHVYTVDQHILMVLRNVRRFMVVEHTHEFPFCSSLIAHFEKPWLLVIAALFHDIAKGRGGDHSQLGRADMRKFAKDHGLEKKDTELLVWLVAEHLNMSQTAQKQDITDPDVVRAFAKKVGDERHLTALYLLTVADVRGTSPKVWNAWKGKLLEDLYRATLRVLGGAKTDASSELAQHQEESKAKLRLYGINDESYEDLWKQLDVAFFLRQDSSDIAWLTRHLYNKVNSDQPIVRARLSPIGEGLQVAVYVKDQEDLFARICAYFERHGFSIWDARIHTTRHGYALDTFQISGSNLVDEGGSYRDIIQLVEFELTEALTNAEPLPNPSMGRLSRQSRTFPIQPRVHMVPDDRGRYYTLALSASDRTGLLYTISRVLAKHQVSIHTARINTLGERVEDILLLDAANLGKNPKLQIQLETELLEALGA from the coding sequence ATGAGTCAGTCGCAAGCAGTTAGCAATGTTATTGATGCAGCTAGTCTACGTGCCGCTCGCGAAATTGCTTACGACGAGTTTAGAAAAACACAGTCTGTTGGTAAATTAACTAAGCAACTCTCTAAATTAAGCGATCAGCTCCTTTCCCATCTTTGGAATAGCTGCGGCTTAAATAATGAAGCCACCTTAATCGCAGTTGGCGGATTCGGTAGGGGCGCACTTTTTCCTTACTCCGATATTGATATTCTGATTCTGCTGCCTGCTGATGAAGGACAGGCTAGAGCCCTTTCAAAGCAAGTTGAGCAATTTGTTGCCAGCTGCTGGGATACTGGATTAGAAATTGGCTCCTCAGTCAGAAATGTTGCTGAATGCATCTCTGAGTCAGAACAAGACATCACAGTGCGTACCTCCCTTTTAGAGGCGCGACTCATTTGCGGCAAGAAGCAGCTCTTCAAGGACTTTGCCAAAGCTTTTGAAGCGGCGATGGATCCAAAAGCCTTTTTTCAAGCCAAACAAGCTGAACAAATTCAGCGTCATTACAAATATCAAAACACCCCTTATTCTTTAGAACCTAATTGCAAAGAGAGTCCTGGGGGCTTGCGTGACTTACAGGTCATCACCTGGGTTAGTAAGGCTGCGCTATTGGGGGACACCTTCAAGGACCTCAATGAAGCTGGTCTGGTGACGCAGCGCGAACTCACTGAGCTCAAACGCAATCAACGTTTCTTGGAAACCCTGCGCGCCAACCTCCATTTGTTAGCGGGACGTAGGCAAGACGTTCTTGCATTTGATTTGCAAGCAGCATTAGCAGCATCGATGGGGATTAAAGAGGAATCTTCACGTCAAGCCAGCGAAGCCATCATGCGTCGCTACTACTGGGCAGCTAAAGCAGTAACCCAATTGAATGACGTTCTCTTGCAAAACATTGAAGCCCTGCTCTTTCCGCAAGAGTCCAAAACGATTCTCACCATTCCAGGCGAAGGTAACGAGCACTTTATTGAGCGTCAAGGGGTATTGGATATTACCGATCCCCAGCTTTTTCAAAATCATCCTGAACAGATTCTGAGAACTTTCTTGGTATTTGCCCAAGCATCGAATGTAAAGAGTCTGTCCGCAACTATTTTTAGAGCTCTCTATAACGCTCGTACCAAGATGGATAGCAAGTGGCGTGCCGACCCGATCAATAGAGCCCTCTTTATTAAGTTGCTAAAGCAACCCGAAGGCGTCAGTCGCGCCTTCCATCTCATGAATCGCAGCAGCGTGCTAGGTCGCTACCTCCCAGCCTTCCGCAAGATTGTTGGGCAGATGCAGCATGACTTATTTCACGTGTACACCGTTGATCAACATATCTTGATGGTATTGCGGAATGTACGCCGCTTTATGGTGGTTGAGCATACGCATGAGTTCCCTTTCTGCAGCAGCCTTATTGCTCACTTTGAGAAACCTTGGTTACTGGTCATCGCCGCACTCTTTCATGATATTGCCAAAGGACGTGGCGGTGATCACTCTCAATTGGGCAGAGCCGACATGCGCAAGTTCGCCAAGGATCACGGCTTAGAAAAAAAAGATACTGAGCTATTAGTTTGGTTGGTTGCTGAGCATCTCAACATGAGTCAAACCGCTCAGAAACAAGACATCACCGACCCAGATGTAGTAAGAGCATTTGCTAAAAAGGTGGGTGATGAGCGCCACCTGACTGCACTCTATTTGCTGACTGTGGCTGACGTGCGTGGAACCAGCCCTAAAGTATGGAATGCCTGGAAAGGCAAGCTCCTGGAAGATCTCTATCGCGCGACCTTAAGAGTGCTCGGCGGAGCCAAGACAGATGCCTCATCAGAATTAGCGCAGCACCAAGAAGAATCCAAAGCTAAATTACGTCTGTATGGCATCAATGACGAATCTTATGAAGATTTATGGAAGCAATTAGATGTAGCCTTCTTCTTAAGGCAGGACTCATCTGACATTGCTTGGCTCACACGTCATCTATACAACAAGGTGAATAGCGACCAACCGATTGTGAGGGCAAGACTGTCCCCCATTGGTGAAGGTTTGCAAGTGGCTGTTTACGTTAAAGACCAAGAAGATTTATTTGCTCGTATCTGCGCCTACTTTGAAAGGCATGGTTTCTCCATTTGGGATGCCCGCATTCATACAACACGGCACGGCTATGCTTTGGACACCTTCCAAATCTCAGGCAGCAACCTGGTAGATGAAGGTGGTAGCTATCGCGACATTATTCAACTCGTTGAATTTGAGTTGACCGAGGCTTTAACGAATGCGGAGCCACTACCTAACCCAAGCATGGGCCGTCTTTCAAGACAGTCGCGCACTTTCCCAATTCAGCCACGCGTGCATATGGTTCCGGATGATCGTGGCCGCTATTACACATTGGCACTCTCTGCAAGTGACCGTACCGGCCTGCTCTATACGATCTCCAGAGTGTTAGCGAAACATCAGGTCTCGATTCATACTGCCAGGATTAATACACTGGGAGAAAGAGTGGAAGATATCCTACTCTTGGATGCAGCAAACCTGGGTAAGAATCCAAAGCTGCAGATCCAGCTAGAAACTGAACTACTTGAGGCTTTAGGGGCTTAA
- the rpsB gene encoding 30S ribosomal protein S2, which yields MSVTMRQMLEAGCHFGHQTRFWSPKMAPFIFGHRNKIHIINLEKTLPMFQDALKFAKQVASNRGTILFVGTKRQSREIIAEEAARAGMPYIDSRWLGGTLTNFKTVKGSLKRLKDMAVAKEAGDWEKLSKKEALTNDRDLDKLQKALGGIQDLNGVPDAIFVVDVGYHKIAITEANKLGIPVIAVVDTNHSPEGVDYIIPGNDDSSKAVLLYARGIADAILEGKANSVQEILTAVKEGEEEFVEEGKAE from the coding sequence ATGTCAGTAACTATGCGTCAAATGCTGGAAGCCGGTTGCCATTTTGGTCACCAAACTCGCTTCTGGTCACCAAAGATGGCCCCATTCATTTTCGGTCATCGCAACAAAATCCACATCATCAACTTGGAAAAAACATTGCCAATGTTTCAGGACGCCCTGAAATTTGCAAAACAAGTTGCTTCTAATCGTGGCACTATTTTATTTGTTGGTACTAAGCGTCAATCACGCGAGATCATTGCTGAAGAAGCTGCTCGTGCTGGTATGCCTTACATCGACAGCCGTTGGTTGGGTGGCACACTCACCAACTTCAAAACTGTTAAAGGTTCCCTCAAGCGTTTGAAAGACATGGCAGTTGCTAAAGAAGCTGGTGACTGGGAAAAGCTCTCCAAGAAAGAAGCTTTGACTAATGACCGTGATCTCGACAAATTGCAAAAAGCACTTGGCGGTATTCAAGATTTGAATGGCGTTCCTGATGCAATTTTTGTAGTGGACGTTGGCTATCACAAGATTGCTATTACTGAAGCTAACAAGCTTGGTATTCCAGTAATCGCTGTTGTAGATACCAACCACTCACCAGAAGGTGTTGATTACATCATTCCTGGTAACGATGACTCCAGCAAAGCGGTTCTCCTTTACGCACGCGGCATTGCAGATGCAATCCTCGAAGGCAAAGCTAACTCTGTTCAAGAAATCTTGACAGCAGTTAAAGAAGGCGAAGAAGAGTTTGTTGAAGAAGGGAAAGCTGAATAA
- a CDS encoding autotransporter outer membrane beta-barrel domain-containing protein, giving the protein MLPNPLVAAFIFLRPQKLLATFLFLLFASTVGAQGLTNWNLYGNTESALIPFTNTTPLTPGSTPTLSLQVGGGSAMSFGMDTGSTGIAISSTLYTPGANDRLIGSGATQYSSSGLQYNGNVYQTTVNINGAAGSVVATSVVDVLVVTGATCYKYQATYCPGGVNTTPVGVNITDIHYAGIGFAAGNGFMGSAIAASAANPFTNIVTISGHAVTTNNYVQGYVITPSGVNLGLTSSNTSNFAYVKLGAQPAQTDATLWGRAAALVTTSTPIPGGSSTVSGVGHVLTDSGVGEMIISPAAGSGLVVGAAPNPGTVITVNLGGQSGSQNYYSFTVGGNIGTPQIAPTTIEVAADTGVFVNTGRLFLNGFNYLYDATNGFVGYSWTNAVSGVSGQTTPSIQFQCAPVNCNFYMPDGFSTNLPAWLGSDTTFTSLGLATLSGVISGSANLTVDGSGSLELLGQNTYTGTTTINPGAALYLTGVGSIATSSAVINNGIFNITGANGGVVLGGSYVQSSTGNLSMNFASTSNQRLNVAGTAALGGGLSLNVAPGHYVPGKYAIITATGGVTGAFNIWTLTSNLTNYSNLASSVSYDANNVYYNILPSTLADNQASVVNLANALAPIFTLQNTVLANSFTYDCPVFGANNVCVSAGGRNTAVQASDGLNNTSALLIAAYRAAPHVRIGGYADQNLSVNNASTGINLGNNTPLIGLFGVWNENLDGTGAELKASTAYGQKNTTLTRQVVSNTEPGSGSSTLNSQGAQIMAKYGFGLMSDLIVSPYVGMRFTHNNLAGYTEGASSNVSAPLTYSTLNTSASTALFGIGALYKGIPKTTLFASAGIETGVSTNNGSINSAGIIGLTSMALNPNPVNTRSTASIGAYYDVEKNQRLGINAIYRQEAYQAISTTTAMTTYTVGF; this is encoded by the coding sequence ATGCTACCTAACCCCCTGGTTGCTGCGTTTATTTTTCTTAGACCTCAAAAACTACTAGCGACTTTCTTATTTCTACTATTTGCCAGCACCGTCGGGGCGCAAGGCCTTACTAATTGGAATTTGTATGGCAACACGGAATCTGCATTGATTCCGTTTACCAATACGACTCCGTTGACCCCTGGATCAACTCCAACACTTTCGCTGCAGGTTGGCGGAGGTTCTGCAATGTCTTTTGGGATGGATACTGGATCTACGGGGATAGCCATTTCATCGACTCTCTACACCCCCGGTGCAAACGATAGATTGATTGGATCAGGCGCTACCCAGTACAGTAGTAGCGGGCTTCAATATAACGGTAATGTATATCAAACTACAGTCAATATAAATGGAGCTGCAGGGTCTGTTGTTGCTACGTCCGTGGTAGATGTACTGGTTGTAACGGGCGCTACCTGTTATAAATATCAGGCTACCTATTGCCCAGGGGGGGTTAATACTACGCCTGTAGGCGTAAATATCACTGATATTCACTATGCTGGAATTGGCTTTGCCGCCGGCAATGGGTTTATGGGGAGTGCAATAGCAGCTTCTGCCGCAAACCCTTTTACCAATATTGTGACAATCAGTGGTCACGCAGTCACTACCAATAACTATGTCCAAGGTTATGTTATTACCCCAAGCGGGGTAAATCTAGGTCTAACTTCAAGCAATACTTCCAATTTTGCTTATGTGAAGTTGGGTGCGCAGCCAGCCCAGACCGATGCTACGCTATGGGGAAGGGCTGCTGCCCTTGTCACCACAAGTACCCCAATCCCAGGTGGCTCTAGTACTGTTTCCGGGGTAGGTCATGTTCTTACGGATAGCGGCGTTGGTGAAATGATTATTTCCCCGGCCGCTGGAAGTGGTTTAGTTGTCGGGGCTGCACCAAATCCTGGTACCGTCATTACCGTTAATCTTGGTGGTCAGTCAGGAAGTCAAAATTACTATTCATTTACGGTTGGGGGAAATATCGGAACGCCTCAAATTGCGCCTACGACTATTGAGGTGGCGGCCGATACTGGTGTTTTTGTTAATACCGGCAGACTTTTCCTTAATGGATTTAATTACCTCTACGATGCTACCAATGGATTTGTTGGGTACTCGTGGACTAATGCGGTAAGCGGTGTCTCTGGTCAAACAACGCCATCCATTCAATTTCAGTGTGCTCCGGTCAATTGTAATTTTTATATGCCAGACGGCTTTAGCACTAATCTTCCTGCTTGGTTAGGAAGTGATACCACCTTTACCTCTTTGGGCTTAGCTACTCTCTCCGGCGTGATTTCAGGTAGTGCTAATCTCACAGTAGATGGCTCTGGTTCGCTAGAGCTATTGGGCCAAAATACCTACACGGGAACTACCACCATTAATCCTGGCGCCGCACTGTATTTAACCGGGGTTGGAAGTATTGCAACCTCCAGCGCGGTAATCAATAACGGTATTTTTAATATTACTGGTGCAAATGGGGGTGTTGTATTGGGAGGCTCCTATGTCCAATCCTCGACAGGGAATCTTTCAATGAATTTTGCCTCAACTAGTAATCAGCGGTTGAATGTGGCTGGGACTGCAGCATTGGGTGGTGGCTTGAGCTTAAATGTGGCACCTGGACATTATGTACCCGGTAAATACGCAATCATTACTGCGACAGGTGGCGTAACTGGTGCTTTTAATATTTGGACCCTTACATCTAACTTGACCAATTATTCTAATCTCGCTTCATCGGTTTCTTATGATGCCAACAATGTTTACTACAATATTTTGCCTTCCACGCTTGCCGATAATCAAGCATCAGTAGTTAATTTGGCCAATGCGCTTGCACCTATTTTTACTCTGCAAAATACAGTATTGGCCAATAGTTTTACTTACGATTGCCCGGTCTTTGGCGCGAATAATGTTTGCGTATCTGCTGGTGGGCGTAATACAGCAGTACAAGCTAGCGATGGATTAAATAATACTAGCGCTTTACTCATTGCCGCTTATCGCGCTGCACCTCATGTCAGAATTGGTGGTTATGCCGATCAAAACTTATCGGTAAATAACGCAAGCACAGGCATTAATCTTGGGAACAACACGCCGTTGATTGGGCTTTTCGGTGTATGGAATGAGAATCTAGATGGGACTGGCGCAGAGCTAAAAGCCTCTACTGCTTATGGTCAAAAGAACACTACGCTTACTCGTCAAGTGGTTAGCAATACTGAGCCCGGATCAGGCTCCTCAACTTTAAATAGCCAAGGCGCACAAATAATGGCGAAATATGGGTTTGGCCTCATGAGCGATCTAATTGTTTCTCCTTATGTTGGCATGCGTTTCACGCACAATAATTTGGCAGGCTATACAGAGGGCGCATCCTCCAATGTCAGCGCCCCACTTACTTACAGTACGCTCAATACCAGCGCCTCAACTGCATTGTTTGGCATTGGAGCTTTGTATAAGGGGATTCCAAAGACCACCTTATTTGCAAGTGCAGGTATTGAGACGGGCGTTAGCACGAATAATGGCTCAATTAATTCAGCCGGCATCATTGGGTTAACTTCTATGGCCTTAAACCCAAACCCAGTGAATACTCGATCCACGGCCTCAATTGGGGCTTACTATGATGTTGAGAAAAATCAACGTTTAGGTATTAACGCAATTTATCGCCAGGAAGCTTATCAAGCAATTTCAACAACCACTGCCATGACAACTTATACAGTGGGATTCTAA
- the ligA gene encoding NAD-dependent DNA ligase LigA, with amino-acid sequence MSFTSPTNLAEHYAFLQVELARLEHAYYVLDNPLLPDIEYDRLYRELIDIETAHPEWITPESLSQRVGGAALKEFDSVTHAVPMLSLNNAFEDSELIAFDRRCRETLHADHVTYAGELKFDGLAISLRYENGLLVTAATRGDGASGEDVTANIKTIRAIPLKLTGKNIPQVLEVRGEVFMYLKDFEKMNRQAAELGEKEFANPRNAAAGSLRQLDSKITAKRPLSFFAYGLGALEPQSWLPKTHAELLNAYAELGLPVCSERKVLHSVEEILAFYNDVGAKRDSLPYDIDGVVYKVNSFAEQAKLGFVSRAPRFALAHKYPAQEALTTVLGIDVQVGRTGAITPVARLAPVEVGGVTVTNATLHNEDEVKRKDVRIGDTVSVRRAGDVIPEVVLVIKDRRPANTHEFQMPTRCPVCDSHIERLADEAVARCSGGLFCGAQRKQALIHFAHRRALDIEGLGEKIVDQLVDHNLVRTPADLYRLGFTALANLERMGEKSADNLIQAINQSRNTTLARFIFALGIRHVGETTAKDLANHYQSMHALMDANLEDLLTVKDVGPVVADSITSFMQEAHNREVIEQLLASGMQLAVEAKVISEAVAGKTFVLTGTFPTMTRDEAKDLLEKAGAKVAGSVSKKTDYVVAGADAGSKLTKAEELGVPVIDEAAMLGLLN; translated from the coding sequence TTGTCGTTCACCAGTCCGACAAATTTAGCGGAGCATTACGCATTCTTACAAGTAGAGCTTGCTCGTCTAGAGCATGCCTATTATGTTTTAGATAATCCGCTTCTTCCGGATATTGAATACGACCGCCTCTATAGAGAGTTAATTGATATTGAGACTGCTCATCCCGAGTGGATTACCCCAGAATCCTTGTCTCAGCGGGTAGGTGGAGCAGCATTAAAAGAGTTTGATTCTGTTACTCATGCAGTGCCAATGCTTTCATTAAATAATGCATTTGAAGATAGTGAGCTGATTGCCTTTGATCGTCGTTGTCGTGAGACTCTTCATGCTGATCATGTGACCTATGCAGGTGAATTGAAGTTTGATGGCTTGGCAATCTCACTTCGCTATGAAAATGGCTTGCTCGTAACTGCTGCCACTCGTGGTGATGGCGCTAGCGGCGAAGATGTCACTGCCAACATTAAAACGATCCGTGCTATTCCTCTCAAGCTCACTGGAAAAAATATTCCGCAGGTCCTAGAGGTGCGCGGTGAAGTCTTTATGTATCTCAAAGACTTCGAGAAAATGAATCGACAAGCGGCAGAGTTGGGTGAGAAAGAATTCGCTAACCCTCGCAATGCAGCAGCAGGTAGTCTTCGTCAATTGGACTCTAAGATTACTGCGAAGAGGCCACTCTCTTTCTTTGCCTATGGCTTAGGTGCTCTAGAGCCTCAGTCTTGGTTGCCTAAAACCCATGCAGAATTACTCAATGCTTATGCTGAATTGGGTCTACCGGTTTGCTCGGAGCGTAAGGTATTGCATTCTGTAGAGGAGATCTTGGCATTCTATAACGATGTAGGGGCCAAGAGGGATTCATTGCCCTATGACATTGATGGCGTGGTCTACAAAGTTAATTCTTTTGCCGAGCAAGCTAAGTTAGGATTTGTTTCAAGAGCTCCCAGATTTGCCTTAGCTCATAAGTACCCAGCACAAGAAGCCCTGACAACCGTATTAGGTATTGACGTCCAAGTAGGACGCACAGGTGCAATTACGCCCGTAGCAAGGCTCGCTCCTGTAGAGGTGGGCGGTGTCACAGTTACCAACGCCACGCTACACAACGAAGACGAAGTGAAACGTAAAGATGTGCGGATTGGCGATACCGTTTCAGTGCGAAGAGCGGGGGATGTGATTCCAGAAGTGGTTTTAGTTATCAAGGATCGTCGCCCCGCAAACACCCATGAGTTTCAAATGCCAACCCGCTGCCCTGTATGCGATTCACATATCGAGCGTTTGGCAGATGAGGCGGTGGCACGTTGTAGTGGCGGATTATTCTGTGGCGCGCAGCGCAAGCAGGCTTTAATTCACTTTGCCCACAGAAGAGCGCTGGATATTGAGGGTTTGGGAGAGAAGATTGTTGATCAATTGGTCGACCACAATCTAGTCAGAACCCCCGCAGATCTTTACAGACTAGGATTCACAGCGCTAGCCAACCTAGAGCGTATGGGTGAGAAGTCTGCTGATAACCTCATTCAGGCAATCAATCAATCCAGAAACACCACCTTAGCCAGATTTATCTTTGCTTTAGGTATTCGTCACGTAGGCGAGACTACTGCCAAGGATCTAGCTAATCATTACCAGTCCATGCATGCCTTAATGGATGCAAATCTTGAAGATCTGCTGACCGTTAAAGATGTAGGCCCCGTTGTTGCGGATTCCATCACGAGCTTTATGCAAGAAGCGCATAACCGAGAAGTCATTGAGCAGTTACTAGCCTCAGGAATGCAGCTCGCTGTAGAAGCAAAAGTTATTAGTGAAGCAGTTGCAGGTAAGACATTTGTCCTGACTGGTACATTTCCAACAATGACTAGAGACGAAGCTAAGGATCTCCTGGAAAAAGCTGGTGCCAAAGTAGCGGGATCCGTCTCTAAGAAAACAGACTATGTTGTTGCTGGTGCGGATGCTGGAAGTAAGCTCACAAAGGCTGAAGAGCTAGGTGTGCCAGTGATTGATGAAGCTGCAATGCTTGGTTTGCTTAATTAA
- the map gene encoding type I methionyl aminopeptidase, whose product MCLKFRQYDQAKTIQVVDNQGMNSVFTAEKDILGMREAGRLASEVLDHVAPHVKAGVTTGELDRICHEYMRDVQKTIPAPLNYQPPGYPPFPASICTSVNDVICHGIPGDKVLKNGDVVNLDITVITPDGYYGDTSRMFMVGEVSVMAKRLTQITFECMWLGIAQVKPGASLGDIGHVIQTHAEKAGYSVVREYCGHGIGKVFHQDPQILHYGKPGTGEKLEVGMTFTIEPMINAGKRDIRTMPDQWTVKTKDRSLSAQWEHTLLVTPTGVEVLTWSEGSNPPPDCVKGLSFRPTLVSA is encoded by the coding sequence ATTTGCCTAAAATTTAGGCAATATGACCAAGCCAAAACTATCCAAGTCGTTGATAATCAAGGCATGAATAGTGTATTTACCGCAGAAAAAGACATCCTTGGGATGCGCGAAGCTGGCCGCTTAGCTAGCGAAGTTTTGGACCATGTGGCTCCCCACGTTAAGGCGGGAGTTACCACGGGAGAATTGGATCGGATTTGTCATGAATACATGCGCGATGTCCAAAAGACCATTCCGGCTCCATTAAATTATCAGCCGCCTGGATACCCTCCCTTTCCAGCATCCATCTGCACTTCCGTGAATGATGTGATCTGCCACGGAATTCCAGGCGACAAGGTTCTCAAAAATGGTGATGTTGTGAACTTAGACATTACCGTTATTACCCCCGATGGTTACTACGGCGACACTAGTCGCATGTTCATGGTGGGCGAAGTTTCTGTCATGGCAAAACGCCTTACACAAATCACATTTGAGTGCATGTGGTTAGGAATTGCTCAAGTGAAACCAGGTGCATCACTTGGCGATATCGGTCACGTAATACAGACCCACGCTGAAAAAGCAGGTTACTCAGTCGTGCGCGAATACTGCGGTCATGGCATTGGCAAAGTATTCCACCAAGACCCACAGATTCTTCACTATGGCAAACCAGGTACTGGTGAAAAGTTAGAAGTCGGCATGACCTTTACGATCGAGCCAATGATCAACGCGGGCAAACGAGATATTCGCACCATGCCTGACCAGTGGACCGTGAAGACAAAAGACCGCAGCTTGTCAGCCCAATGGGAGCATACGCTGTTGGTTACCCCAACAGGCGTTGAAGTGCTGACTTGGTCAGAAGGAAGCAACCCACCTCCTGATTGCGTTAAAGGCCTTTCATTTAGACCGACATTAGTAAGCGCTTAA
- a CDS encoding cell division protein ZipA C-terminal FtsZ-binding domain-containing protein — translation MYIEQIMTMLGLSDLQLALAVIGLLILIAVAVLNIKYARARRKAKELSEYSVDDRFGKEPSFGQGFADGDAGRTEPSFGEVITTISAPEKFTIDPRIDCVITLRFDEAISGSEILEEINAWTDLEAQSTARWMCEGLNANLDVAEDWEVLHPDSKYSDLQLAIQLASRKGAIGVLELSDFCSRTQALAETLGSQIDMPSVSTMLESANELDVMAAESDIQLSINVLFDEPCPWGNFDALMRQRGFKLSRNGRQYEYLSKGVVLFSSTDFDPNKSVTQVTLLLEVPLVPQEERAFERMLSEGVEIAQAAHGRLVDDNGINLSEAAVISIRQHLDVLYANLEKSGVPAGSSTASRLFS, via the coding sequence GTGTACATAGAACAAATCATGACGATGTTGGGTTTGTCTGATTTGCAATTAGCATTGGCTGTTATTGGGCTATTAATTCTGATAGCAGTCGCGGTTCTGAATATTAAGTATGCTCGTGCTCGTCGTAAGGCAAAAGAGCTCAGTGAATATTCTGTAGATGATCGCTTTGGAAAAGAGCCGAGTTTTGGTCAAGGTTTTGCCGATGGCGATGCAGGGCGCACTGAGCCTAGTTTCGGCGAAGTGATCACAACCATTTCTGCCCCAGAAAAGTTTACGATTGATCCACGGATTGATTGTGTCATCACACTGCGCTTTGATGAGGCTATTAGCGGCTCAGAAATTCTAGAAGAAATTAATGCCTGGACGGATCTTGAGGCGCAATCGACTGCACGCTGGATGTGTGAGGGCTTAAATGCCAATCTAGATGTTGCTGAGGACTGGGAAGTACTCCATCCTGACTCTAAGTATTCTGATTTACAGCTAGCCATTCAGCTAGCAAGCCGCAAAGGTGCTATCGGCGTTCTAGAGCTATCTGATTTTTGCTCTCGCACCCAAGCGCTTGCTGAAACTTTGGGCTCCCAAATCGATATGCCTAGCGTGAGCACAATGTTGGAAAGTGCGAATGAATTAGATGTCATGGCTGCTGAGAGCGATATTCAGTTGAGTATCAATGTTCTGTTTGATGAACCATGTCCATGGGGTAACTTTGATGCGCTCATGCGTCAACGTGGCTTTAAGTTATCTCGTAATGGCCGCCAATATGAATATCTCAGCAAAGGCGTAGTACTTTTTAGTAGCACTGATTTTGATCCAAATAAATCGGTAACTCAGGTGACCTTATTGCTTGAAGTTCCCTTGGTCCCGCAAGAAGAGCGTGCATTTGAGCGAATGCTCTCTGAAGGTGTGGAGATTGCACAAGCTGCTCATGGGCGCTTGGTGGATGACAATGGTATCAACTTGAGTGAGGCTGCGGTCATTAGCATTCGTCAGCATCTCGATGTTCTCTATGCCAATCTTGAGAAATCTGGCGTTCCTGCTGGATCTTCTACAGCTAGCAGACTATTTAGCTAG